In Stenotrophomonas sp. 169, one DNA window encodes the following:
- the bla gene encoding class A beta-lactamase — translation MTDRRRFLKAGGAALASLAAAPLLARTAATGTPAAVSAAGAIAEAKDFDALERLSGGRLGVALMDDQGKVIAGHRQKELFPMCSTFKWLLGAAALHQSERSPGLLDRRIPMRAVDLIEHAPITSRHVGKDLTVRDLCRATMMTSDNPAANLLLRLLGGPAGITAFLRANGDDVTRNDRYEPEMNRFEPGDPRDTTSPVATAGSLRRIVLGNVLNDASRLQLTDWLIDNATGDARLRAGLGQRWRIGDRTGGDGKSISNDIAVLWPLAGGTPWILTSYLQGATVDGTMRDVVLKQVGVLADRMIV, via the coding sequence ATGACCGACCGACGCCGTTTCCTGAAGGCAGGGGGCGCTGCACTCGCCTCGCTGGCTGCTGCTCCCCTGTTGGCCCGTACCGCGGCGACGGGGACGCCCGCGGCCGTTTCCGCCGCAGGCGCCATTGCAGAGGCGAAGGATTTCGACGCGCTCGAGCGCCTCAGTGGCGGGCGCCTCGGTGTGGCCCTGATGGACGACCAGGGCAAGGTGATCGCCGGGCATCGACAGAAGGAGCTGTTCCCGATGTGCAGCACCTTCAAGTGGCTGCTGGGTGCCGCTGCGCTGCATCAGTCCGAGCGCAGTCCCGGTCTGCTGGACCGGCGCATCCCGATGCGGGCGGTTGACCTGATCGAGCATGCGCCCATCACGTCCCGCCATGTGGGCAAGGATCTCACCGTGCGTGATCTGTGCCGGGCAACGATGATGACCAGCGATAATCCGGCGGCCAATCTGCTGTTGCGACTGCTCGGCGGGCCGGCGGGCATCACCGCTTTCCTGCGGGCCAACGGCGACGACGTGACGCGCAATGACCGCTACGAGCCGGAAATGAACCGCTTCGAGCCCGGTGACCCACGTGATACGACCAGTCCAGTGGCAACGGCCGGCAGCCTGCGCCGCATCGTGCTGGGCAACGTGCTGAACGACGCATCGCGGCTGCAGTTGACCGATTGGTTGATCGATAACGCGACCGGCGATGCCCGCCTGCGCGCAGGCCTGGGTCAACGCTGGCGTATCGGCGACCGTACCGGCGGGGATGGCAAAAGCATAAGCAACGACATCGCTGTGCTGTGGCCGCTGGCCGGCGGCACGCCGTGGATCCTGACCAGCTACCTGCAGGGGGCGACGGTCGACGGCACGATGCGCGACGTGGTGCTCAAGCAGGTAGGCGTGCTGGCGGACCGAATGATCGTCTGA
- a CDS encoding AraC family transcriptional regulator — protein MSHLAQLRQRHGIDRVIEHLQACLRAGTPLPELETLASIAHQSPFHFHRLYRALTGETPGRTVARLRLLQALQLLALAESRITDVALSVGYESPQALARACRQALQATPSALRDDAVLRFDWQQRLSLPAGDAVDDQVPLQVRVTALDPFDVVVLRTRGAFDDLDQAFGRIHAWAAGEGLADQLQQLAGIALNDHRDVPPDACLFDCAMGFGPLQGQVPAPLRVMTLGGGDHAVLRHVGSYAGLETATDVLLRHWLPDSGRTLRDAPLYYQYLDDPEEVPEAILRADICIPLQ, from the coding sequence ATGAGCCACCTCGCCCAGCTGCGCCAGCGCCACGGAATCGACCGCGTGATCGAACATCTCCAAGCCTGCCTGCGCGCAGGCACGCCCTTGCCGGAGCTGGAAACGCTGGCGTCGATCGCTCATCAATCGCCGTTCCACTTCCACCGCCTGTACCGCGCGTTGACCGGGGAAACGCCAGGGCGCACCGTGGCGCGCCTGCGGCTGCTGCAGGCACTTCAGTTGCTCGCGCTGGCGGAAAGCCGCATCACGGATGTCGCCCTGAGCGTGGGCTACGAAAGCCCGCAGGCCCTGGCACGTGCCTGCCGCCAGGCACTGCAGGCGACCCCCAGCGCACTCCGCGACGATGCGGTGCTGCGTTTCGATTGGCAGCAGCGGCTATCGCTGCCAGCCGGCGACGCGGTCGATGACCAGGTTCCGTTGCAGGTACGGGTGACGGCGCTGGATCCGTTCGATGTCGTGGTGCTGCGCACGCGCGGTGCGTTCGACGATCTGGACCAGGCCTTCGGTCGGATCCATGCGTGGGCTGCCGGGGAAGGGCTTGCCGACCAGTTGCAGCAGCTGGCGGGCATCGCGCTGAACGACCACCGTGATGTGCCGCCGGATGCGTGCCTGTTCGACTGCGCGATGGGCTTCGGTCCGCTGCAGGGGCAGGTGCCTGCACCGTTGAGGGTGATGACACTCGGCGGTGGCGACCACGCCGTGCTGCGGCACGTGGGCAGTTACGCGGGACTGGAAACGGCCACTGACGTGCTGCTGCGCCACTGGCTGCCCGACAGCGGACGTACGCTGCGCGATGCGCCGTTGTACTACCAGTACCTGGACGACCCGGAAGAAGTGCCCGAAGCGATCCTGCGTGCGGACATCTGCATCCCGCTGCAGTAA
- a CDS encoding LysR family transcriptional regulator, whose amino-acid sequence MLRSQLPLAALRAFEAAARHQNLTRAALELCVSQAALSHQIRQLEGRLGTRLFHRLPRGVALTDEGAALYPVLNEAFDRIGAAVARFGGASGRRDVLTIGVVGTFACGWLLPRLSSFESAHPHIELRVQTHNNRIDLAGEGLDLAIRFGDGDWQGQECTQVLDAPFAPLCAPAVARRLHSPRDLAQLTLLRSYRSDEWPYWLQAAGVQGVEARGPVFDSSLTLAAAAAGGTGVALLPLCMFEQELAEGRLVQPFPQTVALGSYWLARLRSRPEREPAARFREWLQSA is encoded by the coding sequence ATGCTGCGTTCCCAGCTTCCGCTTGCCGCGCTGCGTGCGTTCGAAGCCGCCGCACGCCACCAGAATCTCACCCGTGCCGCCTTGGAGCTGTGTGTCAGTCAAGCCGCACTGAGCCACCAGATCCGGCAGCTCGAAGGCCGCTTGGGTACGCGACTTTTCCACCGCTTGCCACGCGGCGTTGCACTGACCGACGAAGGGGCCGCGTTGTATCCCGTGCTGAACGAGGCCTTCGACCGCATCGGGGCGGCCGTGGCGCGATTCGGTGGCGCCAGCGGCAGGCGGGATGTGCTCACCATCGGGGTAGTGGGCACATTCGCGTGCGGTTGGCTGTTGCCACGCCTGTCCTCGTTCGAGAGCGCTCATCCGCACATCGAGCTGCGCGTGCAGACCCATAACAACCGCATCGATCTGGCCGGGGAAGGTCTCGATCTGGCCATCCGCTTCGGTGACGGAGACTGGCAGGGGCAAGAGTGCACACAGGTGCTCGACGCGCCATTCGCGCCACTCTGCGCACCCGCGGTGGCGCGTCGGCTGCACAGCCCGCGTGATCTCGCCCAACTCACCTTGCTGCGTTCGTACCGCAGCGATGAGTGGCCCTACTGGCTGCAGGCTGCCGGCGTGCAAGGTGTGGAAGCGCGCGGCCCGGTCTTTGATTCCTCGTTGACCTTGGCAGCGGCAGCGGCAGGAGGCACTGGCGTGGCCCTGCTGCCGCTATGCATGTTCGAGCAGGAACTGGCCGAGGGTCGGCTGGTGCAACCGTTCCCGCAGACCGTCGCGCTGGGCAGTTACTGGCTGGCGCGCCTGCGCTCGCGGCCAGAGCGCGAGCCCGCCGCGCGCTTCCGGGAATGGCTGCAGAGCGCGTGA
- the ggpS gene encoding glucosylglycerol-phosphate synthase: MILATDLDGTFLAGSAAQRHRLYRLIDQHPGISLIFITGRGLEAVMPLLSDPSIPVPDYIVCDVGATVVDGHTLQPVQPLQSMIDAHWPGEHVVAEAMRPFTALQRQDVPQERRCSYFCDPETLAPLRAQIEQTARGLGCDVLYSADRYLDILPPGTDKGRTLAALARTLDLEVDRILVAGDTLNDLSMYVAGFRGVCVGQSEAALLEATDGQERTLHAEAPGCGGILEAITHFGLLDARDPHLAAPAPVSHEGAKLLMVYHRMPFDESFEDGKLVQRPPRSPNGIIPSLLSFFKGGQQGSWIAWGIDDPKHRPFQRHVTVDEAQYPTLRATRVPLSRQEVDIFYKRFSKEAFWPMLHVFWERARFREDDWQVFLKVNRKFAEATAAEAAHGATVWIHDYNLWMVPAYLRELRPDVKIAFFHHTYFPSADVFNVVPWRREIIGSLLACDYVGFHIPRQVENFVDVVRGAAPVERLAWENCAPRFLTYGCAVGLDTMTTRLRVGDREVALGAHPVGTDLGRIHDTLARSDVRNDIFKLRREIGARKLVLSVERLDYTKGTLAKLEAFERVLEQHPEQQGKVTLLMVCVPAAREMTIYRTLQNQIEQAVGRINGRFARLDWTPVRFFAQALPFEEVVAHYAAAQVMWITPLRDGLNLVAKEFVATQGIEGSNGVLVLSEFAGAAAELKGAVLTNPHDPADLAAGLMQALSMPDEEAGGRLRQLYGIVEHYDVDRWGRDFLDAVDKASA; the protein is encoded by the coding sequence CTGATCCTCGCCACCGACCTCGATGGCACCTTCCTTGCCGGCAGCGCCGCGCAACGGCACCGCCTCTACCGGTTGATCGACCAGCATCCCGGCATCTCCCTCATTTTCATCACCGGCCGCGGCCTGGAAGCGGTGATGCCGCTGTTGTCCGACCCCTCCATCCCGGTGCCCGATTACATCGTCTGCGACGTCGGCGCCACGGTGGTCGACGGCCACACGCTGCAGCCCGTGCAGCCGCTGCAGTCCATGATCGATGCGCACTGGCCCGGTGAGCACGTGGTCGCCGAGGCCATGCGGCCGTTCACCGCGCTGCAGCGCCAGGATGTGCCCCAGGAGCGCCGGTGTTCGTATTTCTGCGATCCGGAGACCCTGGCGCCACTGCGCGCGCAGATCGAACAGACCGCGCGCGGTCTCGGCTGCGACGTGCTGTACTCGGCTGACCGTTACCTGGATATCCTGCCGCCCGGCACCGACAAGGGCCGCACGCTGGCCGCACTGGCACGTACGCTGGACCTGGAGGTCGATCGCATCCTCGTGGCCGGCGACACGCTCAACGACCTGTCGATGTATGTCGCCGGCTTCCGCGGCGTCTGCGTCGGCCAGTCAGAGGCCGCTCTGCTGGAGGCGACCGACGGGCAGGAGCGCACCCTGCATGCCGAAGCACCCGGCTGTGGCGGCATCCTCGAAGCCATTACACACTTCGGCTTGCTCGACGCCCGTGATCCGCACCTGGCCGCACCGGCGCCGGTGTCCCACGAAGGCGCCAAGCTGCTGATGGTCTATCACCGCATGCCGTTCGATGAGAGCTTCGAAGACGGCAAGCTGGTGCAACGGCCGCCGCGCTCGCCGAATGGCATCATTCCGTCGCTGCTGAGTTTTTTCAAAGGCGGGCAACAGGGCAGCTGGATCGCTTGGGGCATCGACGATCCCAAGCATCGGCCGTTCCAGCGACATGTGACCGTAGACGAAGCGCAGTACCCCACCTTGCGCGCGACACGGGTGCCGCTCAGCCGCCAGGAAGTGGACATCTTCTACAAGCGCTTTTCCAAGGAAGCCTTCTGGCCGATGCTGCACGTGTTCTGGGAACGCGCGCGCTTCCGCGAGGATGACTGGCAGGTCTTCCTGAAGGTCAACCGCAAGTTCGCCGAAGCCACCGCCGCCGAAGCCGCACACGGGGCGACGGTGTGGATCCACGACTACAACCTGTGGATGGTGCCGGCGTACCTGCGCGAGCTGCGCCCGGACGTCAAGATCGCCTTCTTCCATCACACCTATTTCCCGTCCGCGGATGTGTTCAACGTGGTGCCGTGGCGTCGCGAGATCATCGGCAGCCTGCTGGCGTGTGACTACGTGGGCTTCCACATCCCGCGCCAGGTGGAGAATTTCGTCGACGTGGTGCGGGGGGCGGCTCCGGTGGAGCGGCTGGCGTGGGAGAACTGCGCACCCCGCTTCCTCACCTACGGCTGCGCGGTGGGCCTGGACACCATGACCACGCGCTTGCGCGTGGGCGACCGGGAGGTGGCACTGGGCGCACATCCGGTCGGCACCGATCTGGGTCGTATCCACGACACGCTGGCGCGTAGCGATGTGCGCAATGACATCTTCAAGCTGCGCCGCGAAATCGGGGCGCGCAAGCTGGTGCTGTCGGTGGAGCGGCTGGACTACACCAAGGGCACGCTCGCCAAGCTGGAAGCCTTCGAACGTGTGCTGGAGCAGCATCCCGAACAGCAGGGCAAGGTCACGCTGCTGATGGTCTGTGTGCCCGCGGCACGCGAAATGACCATCTACCGCACCCTGCAGAACCAGATCGAGCAGGCCGTAGGTCGCATCAACGGACGCTTCGCGCGGCTGGACTGGACCCCGGTGCGCTTCTTCGCCCAGGCCCTGCCGTTCGAGGAGGTCGTTGCACATTACGCCGCCGCACAGGTGATGTGGATCACCCCGCTGCGTGATGGCTTGAACCTGGTGGCGAAAGAGTTCGTCGCCACGCAAGGCATCGAAGGCAGCAACGGCGTGCTGGTGCTGAGCGAGTTCGCGGGAGCAGCAGCCGAGCTGAAGGGCGCCGTGTTGACCAACCCGCATGATCCGGCCGATCTTGCCGCCGGCTTGATGCAGGCCCTGTCCATGCCGGACGAAGAAGCCGGCGGTCGCCTGCGCCAGTTGTATGGCATCGTCGAACACTACGATGTGGACCGCTGGGGACGCGATTTCCTCGACGCGGTGGACAAAGCGAGCGCCTGA
- a CDS encoding ATP-binding cassette domain-containing protein — MISLRNFALRRGERLLLSNVDLTLHAGYRVGVVGRNGAGKSSLFAAVQGELEADKGDVELPGRVRIASVAQETPSLPDPALSFVLGGDVAVAAVLAEEAAATAREDWEAVAEAHTKMAEVSAYDAEARAGKLLHGLGFPAETHHRAVSSFSGGWRVRLNLARALMMPSDLLLLDEPTNHLDLDAVYWLEQWLLKYPGTLLLISHDREFLDNVATHTLHLHNGGAKLYPGGYTDFERQRSEQLRQQQIAHEKEQNERAHLQSFIDRFKATASKAAQAQSRMKRLAKMAGTEAVRAEREFRIEFAPPAKLPFSLIRLNHVEAGYGADSVILHDVGFGLEAGQRIGLLGPNGAGKTTLVKTLVGELNPIAGDRAAHPDLRIGYFAQHTVESLHEGQSPMEHFRDIAPDAPNQSFRDFLGKWNFAGDRAFEPVDGFSGGERARLALALIAYQQPNVLLLDEPTNHLDLEMREALAEALSDFEGAIVMVSHDRHLIGLVCDTFWRVADGVVEPFDGDLDEYASWLRTRPQAQGTKGKLPEPAAAAVKTEPVAQVVQKKAPNPHKLAAAEAKVAELEASLAELDRQLADPASYADPTRMAVLGRDRETAAAQLEKAEAAWMALLDG, encoded by the coding sequence ATGATCTCCCTCCGTAATTTCGCCTTGCGCCGCGGCGAGCGGCTGCTGTTGTCCAACGTCGACCTGACCCTGCATGCCGGTTACCGGGTGGGCGTGGTGGGCCGCAACGGCGCTGGCAAGTCCAGTCTGTTCGCGGCCGTGCAGGGCGAACTGGAAGCTGACAAAGGCGATGTCGAGCTGCCTGGCCGGGTGCGCATCGCCAGCGTGGCGCAGGAAACCCCGTCGTTGCCCGACCCCGCGCTGAGCTTCGTGCTGGGCGGCGACGTGGCGGTTGCTGCGGTACTTGCCGAAGAAGCCGCCGCCACCGCGCGTGAAGACTGGGAAGCGGTGGCCGAGGCGCACACGAAGATGGCTGAAGTCAGCGCTTACGACGCCGAAGCGCGCGCTGGCAAGCTGCTGCACGGCCTGGGCTTCCCCGCTGAAACGCATCACCGTGCGGTGTCCTCGTTCTCCGGTGGCTGGCGCGTGCGCCTGAACCTTGCGCGCGCGCTGATGATGCCCAGTGACCTGCTGCTGCTCGATGAGCCGACCAACCATCTGGATCTGGACGCGGTGTACTGGCTGGAGCAGTGGTTGTTGAAGTATCCGGGCACGCTGCTGCTGATCTCGCATGACCGCGAGTTCCTCGACAACGTCGCCACCCACACCCTGCACCTGCATAACGGGGGCGCCAAGCTGTACCCGGGCGGCTACACCGATTTCGAGCGGCAGCGTTCCGAGCAGCTGCGCCAGCAGCAGATCGCGCACGAGAAAGAACAGAACGAGCGCGCCCACCTGCAGAGCTTCATCGACCGCTTCAAGGCGACCGCGTCGAAGGCCGCGCAGGCACAGAGCCGCATGAAGCGACTGGCGAAGATGGCCGGCACCGAAGCCGTGCGCGCCGAGCGGGAGTTCCGCATCGAGTTCGCCCCGCCCGCGAAGCTGCCGTTCTCGCTGATCCGGCTGAACCATGTCGAGGCCGGCTACGGCGCCGATTCGGTGATCCTGCACGATGTGGGCTTCGGCCTGGAGGCGGGCCAGCGCATCGGCCTGCTGGGCCCGAACGGCGCCGGCAAGACCACCCTGGTGAAAACCCTGGTGGGCGAACTGAACCCCATCGCGGGCGACCGCGCGGCCCATCCGGACCTGCGCATCGGCTACTTCGCCCAGCACACGGTGGAATCGCTGCACGAAGGGCAATCGCCGATGGAGCACTTCCGCGACATCGCGCCGGATGCGCCGAACCAGTCGTTCCGGGATTTCCTCGGCAAGTGGAATTTCGCCGGCGACCGTGCCTTCGAGCCGGTGGATGGATTCTCCGGTGGCGAGCGCGCGCGCCTGGCGCTGGCACTGATCGCCTACCAGCAGCCGAACGTGCTGCTGCTCGATGAGCCGACCAACCACCTTGACCTGGAAATGCGCGAAGCGTTGGCCGAGGCGCTGAGTGACTTTGAAGGCGCGATCGTGATGGTGTCGCATGACCGCCATCTGATCGGTCTGGTCTGCGATACGTTCTGGCGCGTGGCCGACGGCGTGGTCGAGCCGTTCGATGGCGATCTGGATGAATATGCATCGTGGCTGCGCACGCGCCCGCAGGCGCAGGGCACCAAGGGCAAGCTGCCCGAGCCGGCCGCCGCTGCGGTCAAGACCGAGCCGGTCGCCCAGGTCGTGCAGAAGAAGGCACCGAACCCGCACAAGCTGGCCGCTGCAGAGGCCAAGGTGGCTGAGCTTGAAGCCAGTTTGGCCGAGCTGGACCGCCAGTTGGCCGACCCGGCCAGCTACGCCGATCCGACGCGGATGGCGGTGCTGGGACGCGACCGCGAAACCGCCGCCGCCCAACTGGAAAAGGCCGAAGCGGCCTGGATGGCGCTACTGGACGGCTGA
- the ybaL gene encoding YbaL family putative K(+) efflux transporter: MHHDTDLINIVAVGLGLAFIFGALANKLRLSPLVGYLVAGICVGPFTPGFVADQALANQLAELGVMLLMFGVGLHFSLKDLMAVKAIAIPGAIGQILVATLLGWGVASLMGWPAIHGIVFGFSLATASTVVLLRAMEERRLLESLRGKIAVGWLIVEDLACVLALVMMPVLAGVFGPDAAKENHSIGSVLADIGWTFVQLGLFVAVMLVVGRRVIPWILERTAGTGSRELFTLAVLAIALGVAFGSAMLFGVSFALGAFFAGMLLNESELSHKAATDSLPLRDAFAVLFFVSVGMLFNPMIIVEHPWQVLATVLIIMFGKSAAAFFIVRAFGHPTSTALTISASLAQIGEFAFIIAGLGVALQILPETGQSLVLAGALVSIMLNPLVFGLLDRWQARQLALQPAIAEAEEAAGPSRDLHDHAIVIGYGRVGSELAAVLRDKGVPVLVIDDNKEHVESAHAAGIAAIRGSAAADKVLAEAHPDRAKIAVLAIPQPLEAGEALAKLRAINPGLTLLARAHSDAEVRHLLEHGADGTVMAERELAYSLAEMIMSTPPYRTMGQPHPIPVV; the protein is encoded by the coding sequence ATGCACCATGACACCGACCTGATCAACATCGTCGCCGTTGGCCTCGGGCTCGCCTTCATCTTCGGCGCGCTGGCCAACAAGCTGCGTTTGTCTCCACTGGTCGGGTATCTGGTTGCTGGCATCTGCGTTGGGCCCTTCACTCCCGGCTTTGTCGCCGACCAGGCACTGGCCAACCAGTTGGCCGAACTGGGCGTGATGCTGCTGATGTTCGGCGTCGGCCTGCACTTCTCGCTGAAGGACCTGATGGCCGTCAAAGCCATCGCCATTCCCGGTGCGATCGGCCAGATCCTGGTGGCCACCCTGCTCGGCTGGGGTGTGGCCAGCTTGATGGGGTGGCCCGCCATCCATGGCATCGTGTTCGGCTTCTCGCTGGCCACCGCCAGTACCGTGGTGCTGCTGCGGGCGATGGAAGAGCGCCGTCTGCTGGAAAGCCTGCGCGGCAAGATCGCAGTGGGTTGGTTGATCGTCGAGGATCTGGCCTGCGTGCTGGCCTTGGTGATGATGCCGGTGCTGGCCGGCGTGTTCGGTCCGGATGCGGCGAAGGAAAACCACAGCATCGGCAGCGTGCTGGCCGACATCGGCTGGACCTTCGTGCAGCTGGGGCTGTTCGTAGCGGTGATGCTGGTGGTCGGTCGGCGGGTCATTCCGTGGATCCTTGAGCGTACCGCCGGCACCGGCTCGCGCGAGCTGTTCACCTTGGCCGTGCTGGCCATCGCGCTCGGTGTGGCATTTGGTTCGGCCATGCTGTTCGGCGTGTCCTTCGCGCTCGGCGCGTTCTTCGCCGGCATGCTGTTGAACGAGTCCGAGCTCAGCCACAAGGCCGCTACCGATTCACTGCCATTACGCGATGCATTCGCCGTGCTGTTCTTCGTCTCGGTGGGCATGCTGTTCAACCCGATGATCATCGTCGAGCACCCGTGGCAGGTGCTGGCGACGGTGCTGATCATCATGTTCGGCAAGTCAGCCGCCGCATTCTTCATCGTGCGTGCGTTCGGCCATCCGACCAGTACCGCACTGACCATCTCGGCCAGTCTGGCGCAGATCGGCGAGTTCGCCTTCATCATCGCCGGCCTGGGCGTTGCACTGCAGATCCTGCCGGAGACCGGGCAATCACTGGTGCTGGCCGGTGCGTTGGTGTCGATCATGCTGAACCCGCTGGTATTCGGTCTGCTGGACCGCTGGCAGGCCCGCCAGCTGGCCCTGCAACCGGCCATCGCCGAGGCAGAAGAGGCCGCCGGCCCCTCACGCGACCTGCATGACCACGCCATCGTGATCGGTTACGGCCGGGTGGGCAGCGAGCTGGCCGCAGTACTGCGCGACAAGGGCGTGCCGGTGTTGGTGATCGATGACAACAAGGAGCACGTGGAAAGCGCACATGCCGCCGGCATCGCCGCAATCCGGGGCAGCGCTGCAGCCGACAAGGTGCTGGCCGAAGCCCATCCGGACCGCGCCAAGATCGCGGTGCTGGCCATTCCGCAGCCCTTGGAAGCCGGCGAGGCATTGGCCAAGCTGCGCGCGATCAACCCCGGCCTGACCCTGCTGGCCCGCGCCCACAGCGATGCGGAAGTACGCCACCTGCTGGAACACGGTGCCGACGGCACGGTCATGGCCGAGCGCGAACTGGCGTACTCGCTGGCCGAGATGATCATGTCCACGCCGCCCTATCGCACCATGGGCCAGCCACACCCCATCCCGGTGGTGTGA
- a CDS encoding TonB-dependent receptor, giving the protein MTRKTRPLAAAIAVVLAASSFAAAAQTANTLDTVIVTGTRVADRTVAESQSPIDIITPEALQSTGTSELATALSRALPSLNFPRPALTDGTSGIRPAQLRGLSPDQVLVLVDGKRRHTSAMINVNGSIGRGSSAVDINAIPIGAIERVEVLRDGASAQYGSDAIAGVINIVLKGSGTGGSLAIDHGQYAAGDGNKDQLSGDAGFTFGDGRGQVHVAGQYSQQDESNRAGPYQGTTPNTGNFPDIGEKTFVVGDPQVDASAVSANASFAFSDNVTGYANAMLSNRDITSFAFYRSPNHLAQTALLAQVYPDGYVPQINQYSKDRSVVAGVKGSTESGWTWDLSANHGENTLDFHTRNSINYSLGATSPSSFYDGTLKYTQDIFNADFTKSLDWGLAYPVTLSFGGEYRRETWEQRQGELNSYTGSGAQGFGGFTPINAVDEDRHNYAVYAGLEADLTDKFSAGVTGRYEDYSDFGDKFSGKLSARYAFTDKVALRATASSGFRAPSLAQQSYQAVTSTIVNGNFVERGTFPAGSAAAQALGSAPLKAETSTSYSVGLVLQPVDRLYLTVDAYQIEIDDRIALSSNITTTGNTAVADLLTGLGLPQVTAFSYFTNGLDTRTRGVDAVASYTVPFTASSLELTAAYSYNDTEVQKFDASPATFQALGITQALIGRDEIGRIEDSFPRDKSIVSGTWRSDHWELGLAATRYGSFTVRNSATATRDQTYDAKWVLDASASYKPSDNWTLTLGADNLLDEYPDRTVDLQNSTWGMLPYSNYSPFGFNGAYVYGRIRYTW; this is encoded by the coding sequence ATGACCCGCAAGACCCGCCCGCTCGCCGCCGCCATCGCCGTGGTGCTCGCCGCCTCCAGCTTCGCCGCCGCCGCACAGACCGCCAACACCCTCGACACGGTGATCGTCACCGGCACCCGCGTGGCCGACCGTACCGTCGCCGAATCGCAGTCGCCGATCGACATCATCACCCCCGAGGCCCTGCAGTCCACCGGCACCTCCGAGCTGGCCACCGCGCTGTCGCGCGCCCTGCCCTCGCTGAACTTCCCCCGCCCGGCGCTCACCGACGGCACCAGCGGCATCCGTCCCGCCCAGCTGCGCGGCCTCTCGCCGGATCAGGTGCTGGTGCTGGTGGACGGCAAGCGCCGGCACACCTCGGCAATGATCAACGTCAACGGCAGCATCGGCCGCGGCTCGTCGGCGGTGGACATCAATGCCATCCCGATCGGTGCCATCGAGCGGGTGGAAGTGCTGCGTGACGGTGCGTCGGCCCAGTACGGGTCGGATGCCATCGCCGGTGTGATCAACATCGTGCTCAAGGGCAGTGGCACGGGCGGCAGCCTGGCCATCGACCACGGCCAGTACGCGGCGGGCGATGGCAACAAGGACCAGCTGTCCGGCGATGCCGGCTTCACCTTCGGCGACGGTCGCGGTCAGGTGCACGTGGCCGGCCAGTACAGCCAGCAGGACGAAAGCAACCGCGCCGGGCCATACCAGGGCACCACCCCGAACACCGGCAACTTCCCCGACATCGGTGAGAAGACCTTCGTGGTCGGCGATCCGCAGGTCGATGCCTCGGCGGTGTCGGCCAACGCCAGCTTCGCGTTCAGTGACAACGTCACCGGCTACGCCAACGCGATGCTCAGCAACCGCGACATCACCTCGTTCGCGTTCTACCGCTCGCCCAACCACCTGGCACAGACCGCCCTGCTGGCCCAGGTCTACCCGGACGGCTATGTGCCGCAGATCAACCAGTACTCCAAGGACCGTTCGGTCGTTGCCGGCGTGAAGGGAAGCACGGAAAGTGGCTGGACCTGGGACCTGAGCGCCAACCATGGCGAGAACACGCTCGATTTCCACACCCGCAACAGCATCAACTACAGCCTGGGTGCGACCAGCCCGAGTTCCTTCTACGACGGCACGCTGAAGTACACGCAGGACATCTTCAACGCGGACTTCACCAAGTCGCTGGACTGGGGCCTGGCGTATCCGGTCACCCTGTCGTTCGGTGGTGAGTACCGTCGCGAAACCTGGGAACAGCGCCAGGGCGAGCTGAACTCGTACACCGGCAGCGGTGCGCAGGGCTTCGGCGGCTTCACGCCGATCAACGCCGTGGACGAAGACCGCCACAACTACGCGGTCTATGCGGGGCTGGAAGCGGACCTGACCGACAAGTTCTCCGCCGGCGTCACCGGCCGCTACGAGGACTACTCGGACTTCGGCGACAAGTTCTCCGGCAAGCTGTCGGCGCGCTACGCGTTCACCGACAAGGTGGCCCTGCGTGCTACCGCGTCCAGTGGCTTCCGCGCCCCGTCGCTGGCCCAGCAGAGCTATCAGGCCGTGACCAGCACCATCGTCAACGGCAACTTCGTCGAGCGTGGCACCTTCCCCGCGGGCAGCGCCGCCGCGCAGGCACTGGGTTCGGCACCGCTGAAGGCCGAGACCTCCACCTCCTACAGCGTCGGCCTGGTGCTGCAGCCGGTGGATCGCCTGTACCTGACCGTGGATGCGTACCAGATCGAGATCGATGACCGTATCGCGTTGTCGTCCAACATCACCACCACCGGCAACACGGCTGTCGCCGACCTGCTGACCGGCCTTGGCCTGCCGCAGGTGACGGCGTTCTCGTACTTCACCAATGGCCTGGATACCCGCACGCGCGGTGTCGATGCGGTGGCCAGTTACACCGTGCCGTTCACCGCCAGCAGCCTGGAACTGACCGCGGCCTACAGCTACAACGACACGGAAGTGCAGAAGTTCGATGCCTCACCGGCCACCTTCCAGGCGCTGGGCATCACCCAGGCGCTGATCGGCCGCGATGAAATCGGCCGTATCGAAGACAGCTTCCCGCGTGACAAATCGATCGTCAGCGGCACGTGGCGTTCGGATCACTGGGAGCTGGGCCTGGCCGCCACGCGCTACGGCAGCTTCACCGTGCGCAACTCCGCCACCGCCACCCGCGACCAGACCTACGACGCGAAATGGGTGCTGGATGCATCGGCCAGCTACAAGCCCAGCGACAACTGGACCCTGACCCTGGGTGCCGACAACCTGCTGGACGAATACCCCGACCGCACCGTCGACCTGCAGAACTCCACCTGGGGCATGCTGCCGTACAGCAACTATTCGCCGTTCGGCTTCAATGGCGCGTACGTGTACGGGCGCATCCGTTACACCTGGTAA